Proteins encoded in a region of the Streptomyces sp. NBC_00258 genome:
- a CDS encoding transglycosylase family protein, translated as MLLSGKGKHRRPSKATRIATLAGVTTAAVAVPLMGATGASAATASEWDAVAQCESGGNWSINTGNGYYGGLQFSASTWAAYGGTAYASTANQASKSQQIAVAEKVLAGQGKGAWPSCGVGLSGASTGGAPAPSNSGNSGQSTSQSQQQQSTKSSEERASRSQERSTAKKTVETPTGKKVKKGDGEYKVVKGDTLSEIAEKENVKGGWQKLYKLNDDIVDDADFIFPGQQLHLS; from the coding sequence ATGCTGCTTTCCGGCAAGGGCAAGCACCGCCGCCCGTCCAAGGCCACCCGTATCGCCACGCTCGCCGGTGTCACCACCGCGGCCGTCGCCGTCCCGCTGATGGGCGCCACGGGAGCCTCCGCCGCCACCGCCTCCGAGTGGGACGCCGTCGCACAGTGCGAGTCCGGCGGCAACTGGTCGATCAACACCGGCAACGGCTACTACGGCGGCCTGCAGTTCTCGGCCTCCACCTGGGCCGCGTACGGCGGCACGGCGTACGCCTCCACGGCCAACCAGGCCTCCAAGTCCCAGCAGATAGCCGTCGCCGAGAAGGTCCTCGCGGGCCAGGGCAAGGGTGCCTGGCCGAGCTGTGGCGTGGGCCTGTCCGGCGCCTCGACCGGTGGTGCCCCGGCTCCCTCGAACTCGGGCAACTCCGGCCAGAGCACCTCGCAGTCTCAGCAGCAGCAGAGCACCAAGTCCTCCGAGGAGCGCGCCTCGCGTTCCCAGGAGCGCTCGACCGCGAAGAAGACCGTCGAGACCCCGACCGGCAAGAAGGTCAAGAAGGGCGACGGCGAGTACAAGGTCGTCAAGGGTGACACCCTCAGCGAGATCGCCGAGAAGGAGAACGTCAAGGGCGGCTGGCAGAAGCTGTACAAGCTGAACGACGACATCGTCGACGACGCCGACTTCATCTTCCCGGGCCAGCAGCTGCACCTCAGCTGA
- a CDS encoding LysM peptidoglycan-binding domain-containing protein → MLSGNGRHRRPRQAPALLVAAGVTGSAIAIPLLGATGASAASGTTWDAVAECESGGSWSANSGNGHYGGLQMTQETWEDHGGLDYAPSADQASRSQQIAVAEKILADQGTSAWATCGLVAGLTQNSDSADVDTGVVEESHTPLSGLGMGDSGDGTKSDTSGSSGSPDSSTGSGDSADSQDSESSSADATAKSDDSDKSSQSGEASAEASEGAGADDTGSGRHRGGSADEGATDSRADDSAGRHASRSDSESRVAAEGSYAVRSGDSLWGIADSLDVKGGWRALYAENKEAVGDDPDFIIPGQSLDVDGLQTADK, encoded by the coding sequence ATGCTCTCCGGGAACGGTCGTCACCGTCGCCCCCGTCAGGCTCCGGCTCTCCTCGTCGCGGCGGGTGTGACCGGGTCGGCCATCGCGATCCCTCTGCTCGGTGCGACCGGCGCGAGCGCCGCCAGCGGGACCACATGGGACGCGGTGGCGGAGTGCGAGAGCGGCGGCTCGTGGAGCGCGAACTCCGGCAACGGGCACTACGGCGGCCTCCAGATGACCCAGGAGACCTGGGAGGACCACGGTGGCCTCGACTACGCGCCGAGCGCCGACCAGGCCAGCCGTTCGCAGCAGATAGCCGTCGCCGAGAAGATCCTCGCGGACCAGGGCACGAGCGCCTGGGCGACCTGCGGTCTCGTCGCGGGTCTGACGCAGAACTCCGACTCGGCCGACGTCGACACGGGAGTGGTGGAGGAATCTCACACCCCGCTGTCCGGCTTGGGTATGGGGGACAGCGGTGACGGGACGAAGTCCGACACTTCTGGTTCATCCGGTTCGCCCGACTCGTCCACCGGTAGTGGCGACAGCGCGGACTCACAGGATTCCGAAAGCTCCTCCGCGGACGCCACCGCAAAGAGTGACGACTCGGACAAGTCGTCCCAGAGTGGGGAGGCTTCGGCCGAGGCGAGCGAGGGTGCCGGGGCGGACGACACCGGCTCCGGCCGCCACCGCGGCGGCAGTGCCGACGAAGGCGCCACCGATTCCCGTGCGGACGACTCCGCCGGCAGGCACGCCTCGCGCAGCGACAGCGAGTCGCGCGTCGCCGCCGAGGGCTCGTACGCCGTGCGTTCCGGAGACAGTCTCTGGGGGATCGCCGACTCCCTTGACGTCAAGGGCGGATGGCGGGCGCTCTACGCCGAGAACAAGGAAGCCGTCGGTGACGACCCGGACTTCATCATCCCCGGTCAGAGCCTGGACGTGGACGGCCTGCAGACGGCGGACAAGTAG
- a CDS encoding cytochrome P450 family protein, whose product MTETPVQPPAGEPAPELFTWEFATDPYPAYAWLREHAPVHRTKLPSGVEAWLVTRYADAKQALADGRLSKNPAHHDEPAHAKGKTGIPGERKAELMTHLLNIDPPDHTRLRRLVSKAFTPRRVAEFAPRVQELTDRLIDGFVEKGEADLIHEFAFPLPIYAICDLLGVPPEDQDDFRDWAGMMIRHGGGPRGGVARSVKKMRGYLAELIHRKREELTEVPAPGEDLLSGLIRASDHGEHLTENEAAAMAFILLFAGFETTVNLIGNGTYALLTHPEQRQRLQDSLTAGRTDLLATGVEELLRYDGPVELATWRFATEPLSIGGQDIAVGDPVLVVLAAADRDPARFAEPDTLDLSRRDNQHLGYGHGIHYCLGAPLARLEGQTALATLLTRLPDLQLAGDSADLRWRGGLIMRGLRTLPVEFAPSGKVRTK is encoded by the coding sequence GTGACGGAAACACCTGTTCAGCCCCCCGCCGGGGAACCTGCCCCGGAACTCTTCACCTGGGAGTTCGCGACCGACCCCTACCCGGCGTACGCCTGGCTCAGGGAGCACGCCCCCGTGCACCGGACGAAACTCCCCAGCGGAGTCGAGGCCTGGCTGGTCACCCGGTACGCGGACGCCAAGCAGGCCCTTGCCGACGGCCGGCTCAGCAAGAACCCCGCTCATCACGACGAGCCCGCGCACGCGAAGGGGAAGACCGGCATCCCCGGCGAGCGCAAGGCCGAGCTGATGACGCACCTCCTCAACATCGACCCGCCGGACCACACCAGGCTCCGGCGACTGGTCAGCAAGGCGTTCACGCCTCGGCGAGTGGCCGAATTCGCGCCCCGGGTGCAGGAGTTGACCGACCGGCTCATCGACGGGTTCGTGGAGAAGGGGGAGGCGGACCTCATCCACGAGTTCGCGTTCCCGCTCCCCATCTACGCCATCTGCGATCTGCTGGGCGTCCCGCCCGAGGACCAGGACGACTTCCGGGACTGGGCCGGAATGATGATCCGGCACGGAGGAGGGCCGCGCGGGGGCGTGGCGCGGTCCGTGAAGAAGATGCGCGGCTATCTCGCCGAGCTCATCCACCGCAAGCGCGAGGAGCTGACCGAGGTGCCCGCCCCGGGCGAGGACCTCCTCTCCGGTCTCATCCGCGCCTCCGACCACGGCGAGCACCTCACCGAGAACGAGGCCGCCGCGATGGCCTTCATCCTTCTGTTCGCCGGGTTCGAGACGACCGTCAACCTGATCGGCAACGGCACGTATGCCCTGCTCACCCACCCCGAGCAGCGGCAGCGGCTCCAGGACTCCCTGACGGCCGGCCGTACGGACCTTCTCGCGACCGGTGTCGAGGAACTGCTCCGCTACGACGGACCCGTGGAACTGGCCACCTGGCGGTTCGCCACCGAGCCGCTGAGCATCGGCGGGCAGGACATCGCCGTCGGCGACCCCGTACTCGTCGTGCTCGCCGCGGCCGACCGGGACCCCGCCCGGTTCGCCGAGCCCGACACCCTCGACCTCTCCCGCCGTGACAACCAGCACCTCGGTTACGGCCACGGCATCCACTACTGCCTCGGCGCGCCCCTGGCCCGGCTGGAGGGCCAGACCGCGCTGGCCACGCTCCTCACCCGCCTCCCCGACCTGCAACTCGCGGGTGATTCCGCCGATTTGAGGTGGCGTGGAGGGCTCATCATGCGGGGATTGCGCACGCTTCCGGTGGAGTTCGCCCCTTCGGGGAAGGTGCGTACCAAGTAG
- a CDS encoding globin domain-containing protein, whose product MDPDLLRTSFAVVERRAEFAAKYFYSHLFWHHPDVRALFPLDFPEDMERQRDRLFAALTLVVGRLGEPGMHEYLWELGRDHRKYLARPEHYAAVGTSLIAAFAAVSGAAWSTEVEKAWDEAYAVIADSMMDGAWEAESSGEPPWWDAEVLGRARYGDDLAVLKLRPHRPLPHLPGQYVSVNSPRIPGVWRPYSLANAPRSDDTVDLHVSLVEDGVLSTELVRRTRAGDVLRLGAPGGRLTLRTPVERPVTFIAAGTGWAPVKALLEQLAWEPGSYDEARLFVVARDTAYLYDRAALGELCTRLPHLDVTVITPAPGRPKAQATGRLLTALGNRANWARHDVYLAGPPRLVDEAAEVLAVLGADPERVFCDDLPPTDQGQARPLGPGEWLLHRPRPHWHNPSAREPD is encoded by the coding sequence GTGGACCCCGATCTCCTCCGGACCAGTTTCGCGGTCGTCGAAAGGCGAGCCGAATTCGCGGCCAAGTACTTCTACTCGCACCTCTTCTGGCACCACCCCGATGTCCGCGCCCTGTTCCCGCTGGATTTCCCGGAGGACATGGAACGTCAGCGGGACCGTCTGTTCGCCGCGTTGACGCTCGTCGTGGGGCGGCTGGGGGAGCCGGGGATGCACGAGTATCTGTGGGAGCTGGGGCGGGACCACCGGAAGTATCTGGCACGGCCGGAGCACTACGCGGCCGTGGGCACGAGCCTGATCGCCGCGTTCGCCGCCGTGTCGGGGGCGGCGTGGAGCACGGAGGTGGAGAAGGCCTGGGACGAGGCGTACGCCGTGATCGCGGACTCCATGATGGACGGCGCGTGGGAGGCGGAGAGCAGCGGGGAGCCGCCCTGGTGGGACGCCGAGGTGCTCGGCCGTGCCCGGTACGGGGACGACCTCGCCGTGCTGAAGCTGCGCCCCCACCGTCCGCTCCCCCATCTGCCCGGCCAGTACGTGAGCGTCAACAGCCCCCGGATCCCGGGCGTCTGGCGCCCCTACTCCCTCGCCAACGCGCCCCGTTCCGACGACACCGTGGACCTGCACGTCAGTCTCGTCGAGGACGGTGTCCTGTCCACCGAGCTCGTCCGCCGCACCCGCGCGGGCGACGTCCTCCGGCTCGGCGCCCCCGGTGGCCGGCTGACCCTGCGTACGCCGGTGGAGCGGCCCGTCACGTTCATCGCCGCGGGCACCGGCTGGGCTCCGGTGAAGGCGCTGCTGGAGCAACTGGCGTGGGAGCCGGGCTCGTACGACGAGGCCCGGCTCTTCGTGGTCGCCCGGGACACCGCGTACCTGTACGACCGGGCCGCGCTCGGGGAGTTATGCACGCGCCTGCCGCATCTCGACGTCACCGTCATAACGCCCGCGCCCGGCCGGCCGAAGGCCCAGGCCACCGGCCGTCTGCTGACGGCCCTGGGGAATCGGGCCAACTGGGCCCGCCACGACGTCTATCTGGCCGGCCCGCCCAGGCTGGTCGACGAGGCCGCCGAGGTCCTCGCTGTTCTCGGCGCCGACCCCGAGCGCGTCTTCTGCGACGATCTGCCGCCCACCGATCAGGGGCAGGCCCGCCCGCTCGGCCCGGGCGAATGGCTTCTCCACCGGCCCCGTCCGCACTGGCACAACCCGTCGGCACGTGAGCCGGACTGA
- a CDS encoding nucleoside triphosphate pyrophosphohydrolase — MGYVRCVNASSPGRIVLLTTSHRVAPGLLSWPAWQALHGADRVLCADGTHPQLPYLREAGVQVDEAAPTAEDLVDTCSGGHTVVVVATGEGEPSLTDGLARLAGSGRVQMPDLELLPASYDLPGARLLDLVQVMDRIRVECPWSSQQTHKGLAKYGIEEAYELVEAIEEGDRDELREELGDVLLQVVFHARIAEEGSPEDGEEPFSIDDVAGGIVTKLIHRHPHVFGDETASTPEEVKEHWLRTKAVEKQRTSVTEGVPLGQPGLALAAKLASRARTAGMEVPLPQGEGVGYELLALAVRAEEQGVDPEAALRSAARAYRDAIRVREGRPTDDLPAES; from the coding sequence GTGGGTTACGTTCGGTGTGTGAACGCATCCAGCCCGGGGCGCATCGTCCTGCTCACCACCAGCCACCGAGTCGCGCCCGGACTCCTGTCCTGGCCCGCCTGGCAGGCGCTGCACGGCGCCGACCGCGTCCTGTGCGCGGACGGCACGCACCCCCAGCTGCCATATCTGCGCGAGGCGGGCGTCCAGGTCGACGAGGCCGCGCCGACCGCCGAGGACCTCGTCGACACCTGCTCCGGCGGGCACACGGTCGTCGTCGTGGCCACCGGAGAGGGCGAGCCGAGCCTGACCGACGGCCTGGCCCGGCTGGCCGGCTCCGGGCGCGTCCAGATGCCCGACCTCGAACTGCTCCCCGCGTCGTACGACCTCCCGGGCGCCCGCCTCCTCGACCTCGTCCAGGTCATGGACCGCATTCGCGTCGAGTGCCCCTGGTCGTCCCAGCAGACCCACAAGGGCCTGGCGAAATACGGCATCGAGGAGGCGTACGAACTCGTCGAGGCCATCGAGGAGGGCGACCGCGACGAACTGCGCGAGGAACTCGGCGACGTTCTGCTCCAGGTCGTCTTCCACGCCCGGATCGCCGAGGAGGGCAGCCCGGAGGACGGGGAGGAGCCCTTCTCCATCGACGACGTGGCGGGCGGCATCGTCACCAAGCTCATCCACCGCCACCCGCACGTCTTCGGCGACGAGACCGCCTCGACCCCCGAGGAGGTCAAGGAGCACTGGCTGCGCACCAAGGCCGTCGAGAAGCAGCGGACGTCCGTGACCGAGGGCGTCCCACTCGGCCAGCCGGGCCTCGCACTCGCCGCCAAGCTGGCATCCCGCGCACGCACGGCGGGAATGGAAGTGCCACTGCCCCAGGGCGAGGGCGTCGGCTACGAACTACTGGCGCTGGCGGTCCGCGCCGAGGAGCAGGGCGTGGACCCGGAGGCGGCGCTCAGGTCGGCGGCGCGGGCATACCGGGACGCGATACGAGTGCGCGAAGGCCGACCGACCGATGACCTGCCGGCCGAGAGCTGA
- a CDS encoding SurA N-terminal domain-containing protein — protein MHRRRRTAFLLSAALVTAAPLLSACGNDAHPGAAAVVGGDRITVSQLENRVNEVRSAQRAATTGEAQYEQAIAKSGGLTRDTLHGMVLDRVLHQAAQDAGVTVTRKEVQRFRGELEKQAGDAKALEVAWLQQYGVAPERLDDNLRVQIEAQKLAAALGTDTSQPAFWEALSKASKKMDVDLNPRYGDWDVEKSSRVDAKLPWLREVTSSGSKETA, from the coding sequence TTGCACCGCCGCCGTCGCACCGCGTTCCTCCTCTCCGCCGCGCTCGTCACCGCGGCCCCTCTCCTCTCCGCCTGCGGCAACGACGCGCATCCCGGTGCCGCGGCCGTCGTCGGCGGCGACCGCATCACCGTCTCCCAGCTGGAGAACCGGGTGAACGAGGTACGGTCCGCGCAGCGGGCGGCCACCACGGGCGAAGCGCAGTACGAACAGGCCATCGCCAAGTCCGGCGGCCTCACCCGCGACACCCTGCACGGCATGGTCCTCGACCGCGTCCTGCACCAGGCCGCACAGGACGCGGGCGTGACCGTCACCCGCAAGGAGGTCCAGCGCTTCCGCGGCGAACTGGAGAAGCAGGCGGGCGACGCGAAGGCGCTGGAAGTGGCCTGGCTGCAGCAGTACGGTGTCGCGCCCGAGCGGCTCGACGACAACCTCCGCGTCCAGATCGAGGCCCAGAAGCTCGCCGCCGCACTCGGCACGGACACCAGCCAGCCCGCCTTCTGGGAGGCGCTGTCCAAGGCCTCCAAGAAGATGGACGTCGACCTGAACCCGCGCTACGGCGACTGGGACGTGGAGAAGAGCAGCCGCGTCGACGCGAAACTGCCGTGGCTGCGCGAGGTCACCTCGTCGGGGAGCAAGGAAACGGCGTGA
- a CDS encoding serine/threonine-protein kinase, whose protein sequence is MSTLIGQGGMGQVWTAYDQRLDRRVAVKLLRPDKVAGAEADELRRRFVRECRVTAQVDHPGLVTVHDAGSEGEELFLVMQYVDGADLSDHLAEHDPYPWQWAVSVAAQLCAVLSAVHAVPIVHRDLKPRNVMVKQDGTVTVLDLGVASVMDTDTTRLTHTGSPIGSPAYMAPEQAMGGAVGPYTDLYALGVLMHELLSGDVPFSGSTALGVLHRHLYEPPLPVRRLRPEVPEALEALVLRLLSKDPQHRPDSAQETYEQLLPLLPARGIPSGGPLDPTRPFLRPHAPWPDRARTPAAQPQATPAAEKPDVAGAVDEVKRLLGEGRITQAVDILGGILPAAAAQHGEHSPVVRTLRKQYAATLMDDGQYRRALPELRHLADERAAEAGQADPQSLRFRYEAAQCLEQLGEPAAALAEYRALLPYYENQYVAQDAELSFEVRRRIGHLLLALGDRAAAHDTLARLQYDVERLRGPGHPLVTEISRTLQWLGQVRG, encoded by the coding sequence CTGTCCACGCTCATCGGGCAGGGCGGCATGGGCCAGGTGTGGACGGCGTACGACCAGCGCCTGGACCGGCGCGTCGCCGTCAAACTGCTGCGCCCCGACAAGGTCGCGGGCGCCGAGGCCGACGAACTGCGCCGCCGCTTCGTGCGCGAGTGCCGCGTCACCGCCCAGGTCGACCACCCCGGTCTGGTCACGGTCCACGACGCGGGCAGTGAGGGCGAGGAGCTGTTCCTCGTCATGCAGTACGTCGACGGCGCCGACCTCTCCGACCACCTCGCCGAGCACGACCCGTACCCCTGGCAGTGGGCCGTCTCGGTCGCCGCGCAGCTGTGCGCCGTGCTGTCCGCGGTGCACGCCGTGCCGATCGTCCACCGCGACCTCAAGCCGCGGAACGTGATGGTCAAGCAGGACGGCACGGTCACCGTCCTCGACCTCGGCGTCGCGTCGGTCATGGACACGGACACCACCCGCCTCACCCACACCGGTTCACCCATCGGCTCGCCCGCCTACATGGCTCCCGAGCAGGCGATGGGCGGCGCGGTCGGGCCGTACACGGATCTGTACGCGCTCGGGGTGCTGATGCACGAACTCCTCAGCGGAGACGTGCCGTTCTCGGGCTCCACCGCCCTCGGCGTGCTCCACCGCCATCTCTACGAACCGCCCCTCCCGGTCCGCCGCCTGCGCCCCGAGGTCCCGGAAGCGCTCGAAGCCCTCGTGCTGCGGCTGCTCTCCAAGGACCCGCAGCACCGCCCGGACTCCGCGCAGGAGACGTACGAGCAACTGCTGCCGCTGCTTCCCGCGCGCGGGATCCCGTCCGGCGGCCCGCTCGACCCCACCCGCCCCTTCCTGCGCCCGCACGCCCCCTGGCCGGACCGCGCCCGGACCCCCGCGGCCCAGCCGCAGGCCACTCCGGCAGCCGAGAAGCCCGACGTCGCGGGAGCCGTCGACGAGGTCAAGCGCCTCCTCGGCGAGGGCCGCATCACACAGGCCGTCGACATCCTCGGCGGCATCCTCCCGGCCGCCGCCGCCCAGCACGGCGAGCACTCACCCGTCGTCCGCACCCTGCGCAAGCAGTACGCGGCCACGCTGATGGACGACGGCCAGTACCGCCGAGCCCTGCCCGAACTGCGCCACCTCGCCGACGAGCGCGCGGCCGAGGCCGGCCAGGCCGACCCGCAGTCCCTGCGCTTCCGCTACGAGGCCGCCCAGTGCCTGGAACAGCTCGGCGAACCGGCCGCCGCCCTCGCCGAGTACCGCGCGCTCCTCCCGTACTACGAGAACCAGTACGTCGCCCAGGACGCCGAGCTGTCCTTCGAAGTCCGCCGCCGTATCGGCCACTTGCTGCTCGCCCTCGGCGACCGCGCCGCCGCCCACGACACCCTGGCCCGCCTCCAGTACGACGTCGAACGGCTGCGGGGCCCCGGCCATCCACTGGTCACCGAGATCAGCCGGACCCTCCAATGGCTGGGACAGGTCCGAGGCTGA
- a CDS encoding N-6 DNA methylase, translating into MQDNATEVTAAGIARLAGVGRAAVSNWRRRHADFPKPVGGTETSPSFALTEVETWLRTQGKLAEVPLRERVWQQLAGHPEGPVTALVHVGCALLLVNDRPTVWLELSAGSDARLAELLPASLDQVLTPRFGLVRKRAVDTPTAAQLLPSAPLLRGAADLAAELGTRKAYEFLLGRHLDANPRQYTLTPTGLAALMTDLAGPARTVLDPACGTGALLRAVAAAQDTRGIEDQHLYGQDSAPELAALTALRLALHTEATVTTVRTAAADSLRDDAYGTLGADAVLCHPPFNERNWGHDELAYDPRWEYGFPARTESELAWVQHALARLKEGGIAVLLMPPAAASRRSGRRIRADLLRRGALRAVIALPPGAAPPYNLPLHLWVLRRPAVTAHPAQPEVLLADTGVFTADSRGGLDWQSVRTAVLDAWRPFDRTGTAPEQPGLSRSVPVIELLDDDVDLAPARHLPPPTAGGGAEQLADVRDRLGETLRLTGDLTPPAADPRPPTRWPLTTIGELARGGALQLRTGGNGGHARVPVLTDHDVLAGTAPSGTLPESDEEPVLTEPGDVVVPVLGGGAIARVVDEATAGAALGRNLALLRPDPAAIDPWFLAGFLRGTANNRQASSYASTATRLDVRRLQVPRLPLDQQRTYGERFRALAEFEEALRLAGHLGEQLVRGMYDGLTDGTVAPA; encoded by the coding sequence GTGCAGGACAACGCGACAGAGGTCACCGCGGCGGGAATCGCCAGGCTCGCCGGAGTCGGCCGGGCCGCCGTCAGCAACTGGCGCCGCCGCCACGCCGACTTCCCCAAACCCGTCGGCGGCACCGAGACCAGCCCCTCCTTCGCGCTCACCGAGGTCGAGACCTGGCTGCGCACCCAGGGCAAGCTCGCCGAGGTACCCCTGCGCGAGCGCGTATGGCAGCAGCTCGCCGGTCACCCGGAGGGCCCGGTCACCGCCCTGGTCCACGTCGGCTGCGCGCTCCTGCTCGTCAACGACCGCCCCACGGTCTGGCTGGAGCTGAGCGCCGGCTCCGACGCGCGCCTCGCCGAACTGCTGCCCGCGTCTCTCGACCAGGTCCTCACCCCGCGCTTCGGCCTGGTCCGCAAACGGGCCGTGGACACGCCGACCGCCGCCCAACTGCTCCCGTCCGCCCCCCTGTTGCGCGGCGCCGCAGACCTCGCGGCCGAACTGGGCACCCGCAAGGCGTACGAGTTCCTGCTCGGAAGGCACCTGGACGCCAACCCGCGCCAGTACACGCTCACGCCGACCGGCCTCGCCGCCCTGATGACCGACCTCGCGGGCCCCGCCCGTACCGTCCTCGACCCCGCGTGCGGCACCGGCGCCCTGCTGCGCGCGGTGGCCGCCGCGCAGGACACCAGGGGCATCGAGGACCAGCACCTGTACGGCCAGGACAGCGCCCCTGAGTTGGCCGCCCTCACCGCACTGCGTCTCGCCCTCCACACGGAGGCCACCGTGACGACCGTGCGCACCGCCGCCGCCGACAGCCTCCGCGACGACGCGTACGGCACCCTCGGGGCCGACGCCGTCCTATGCCATCCGCCGTTCAACGAGCGCAACTGGGGCCACGACGAGCTCGCCTACGACCCCCGCTGGGAGTACGGCTTCCCGGCCCGCACAGAGTCCGAACTGGCCTGGGTCCAGCACGCGTTGGCCCGCCTCAAGGAAGGCGGCATCGCCGTCCTCCTGATGCCGCCCGCCGCCGCCTCGCGCCGCTCCGGCCGCCGTATCCGCGCCGATCTGCTGCGCCGCGGCGCCCTCCGCGCGGTGATCGCCCTGCCGCCGGGCGCCGCACCCCCGTACAACCTCCCGCTGCACTTGTGGGTGCTGCGCAGGCCCGCCGTCACCGCCCATCCCGCGCAGCCCGAAGTGCTGCTCGCCGACACCGGTGTGTTCACGGCCGACAGCCGCGGCGGCCTCGACTGGCAGTCCGTGCGCACCGCGGTCCTCGACGCCTGGCGCCCCTTCGACCGCACCGGCACCGCGCCGGAGCAGCCGGGGCTCAGCCGTTCGGTGCCGGTCATCGAACTCCTCGACGACGACGTGGACCTGGCCCCGGCCCGTCATCTGCCGCCCCCCACGGCGGGCGGCGGCGCCGAGCAGCTCGCCGATGTACGCGACCGTCTCGGCGAGACCCTCCGCCTCACCGGCGACCTCACCCCGCCCGCCGCCGACCCGCGCCCGCCCACCCGCTGGCCGCTCACCACGATCGGCGAACTCGCGCGCGGGGGCGCACTCCAACTGCGTACGGGCGGAAACGGCGGCCACGCGCGCGTGCCCGTCCTCACCGACCACGACGTCCTCGCCGGAACAGCACCCTCCGGAACGCTGCCCGAGAGCGACGAGGAACCCGTCCTCACCGAGCCCGGAGACGTCGTCGTCCCCGTGCTCGGCGGTGGCGCCATCGCGCGCGTGGTCGACGAGGCGACCGCGGGCGCCGCCCTCGGCCGCAACCTCGCACTGCTGCGGCCCGACCCGGCCGCCATCGACCCGTGGTTCCTCGCCGGCTTCCTGCGCGGCACCGCCAACAACCGCCAGGCCAGCAGCTACGCGTCCACCGCGACCCGGCTCGACGTCCGCCGCCTCCAGGTGCCCCGGCTGCCACTGGACCAGCAGCGGACGTACGGCGAACGGTTCCGGGCGCTCGCCGAGTTCGAGGAGGCGCTACGGCTGGCCGGCCACCTCGGCGAGCAGCTGGTGCGCGGCATGTACGACGGCCTGACGGACGGCACGGTGGCGCCCGCCTGA
- a CDS encoding N-acetyltransferase — protein sequence MELKVSSLAERPEMYDQVTGMADTWPEFLRNDPVGNAHYGRIATELPEYVLFAEDERGEVVAHAYSVPFALADQDRGELPARGWDEVLVWAFSDRRHGITPDTVSAISIVVAPHAQGTGLSGRMLSAMRDNARAQGFDEVVAPVRPSAKHLEPRSEMAEYAFRTRGDGLPHDPWLRVHVRAGARIEAMAPASMTVAASLDEWRAWTGLPFDEEGQIEVPGALVPVHCEPRRGYAVYVEPNVWVRHAL from the coding sequence ATGGAGCTGAAGGTGTCGAGCCTCGCCGAGCGGCCCGAGATGTACGACCAGGTGACGGGGATGGCGGACACCTGGCCCGAGTTCCTGCGCAACGACCCTGTCGGCAACGCGCACTACGGCCGCATCGCCACCGAGCTGCCGGAGTACGTGCTGTTCGCCGAGGACGAGCGCGGAGAGGTGGTCGCGCACGCCTACAGCGTGCCGTTCGCCCTCGCGGACCAGGACCGCGGCGAGCTGCCGGCGCGGGGCTGGGACGAGGTGCTGGTGTGGGCCTTCTCCGACCGGCGCCACGGCATCACACCCGACACGGTGAGCGCGATCTCCATCGTCGTCGCCCCGCACGCCCAGGGCACCGGCCTGTCGGGCCGCATGCTCTCCGCGATGCGTGACAACGCCAGGGCCCAGGGCTTCGACGAGGTCGTCGCCCCGGTGCGCCCGAGCGCGAAGCATCTGGAACCGCGTTCGGAGATGGCGGAGTACGCGTTCCGGACGCGCGGCGACGGGCTGCCGCACGACCCGTGGCTGCGGGTCCACGTCAGGGCGGGCGCGCGCATCGAGGCGATGGCGCCCGCGTCGATGACCGTGGCGGCGTCGCTCGACGAATGGCGGGCATGGACGGGGCTGCCCTTCGACGAGGAGGGCCAGATCGAGGTGCCCGGCGCGCTGGTGCCGGTGCACTGCGAGCCGCGACGCGGGTACGCGGTGTACGTCGAGCCCAACGTGTGGGTGCGGCACGCTCTTTGA